The Gossypium hirsutum isolate 1008001.06 chromosome D03, Gossypium_hirsutum_v2.1, whole genome shotgun sequence genomic interval tatatttttctagtaaagtagtttaaataaactgtgattgaaaaataataataaatagttaggAGTACTTAGGAtgacttctctttaataaaaacattttgtattaaacaatattatttgttatcatttaaatgtaaatttgaccaatatataataaatacaacgaaatatcaatttttttaacttataataaaaaatataattgaaacattacttgagaatatatcaaagaatgagataattgaaatggttttagattttattattattagcagcgctttctcaaaaacgccgctaaaggctagagcattagcggcgctttcacaaaaacgccgctaaaggccccaAAAACTTAGAAAACGCTTTTTGCGATGcttttcaaaaaacgccgctaatgctcaaccTTTAGCGGCGGTTTtacaaaagcgccactaaagctTGATTTTTAGTgacgttttttatccaaacgccgctaaaagcctgttttggtgtagtgaaaaCAAATGATTGATTCAAAGTGTTAAGATAAATACTTAGTTTATCAAAGTCCAATAGGCAGTAACCCAGCTTCCTTTGTGAAGTCCATCTTTTGACAGCTCTATAATTATAGCCACTCTCCGGATTCACTAACTAAGCATCATAATTTAGAAACGAAAAAGTAGTTTAGAAAATGATAATTACGAAGACTTACATGAACAAGCAAAGTATGGGAAAACTGAAGGTAGAAGCAAGCAACTACCTTTTTATAGAAGGAGGTACTGAAGAAATGGCATAAGAACATTATGTAAACATGACagatttcagaaaaaaaatgtaCATTTGCTTGCTTGGTATAATGTACACTTCTTAAAGCAAAATTTACAAGATAGAAAATACACTTCTATTTGACAAACAAACCTATCATACACCTGACTAAGAAGTTTAGGTTTGTCTTCTGTTGAATATGTAACTTCATGCATGGGCCTGCATCAGCACCAAAGAATGCAAATTTCACCATCCAAATGGATAGAAAGTATATATAAAGCTTCACCAAAAATGACAGAAGCATCGGTTTCAATAGGTTAATGACCATTCCTTGAATAatcttatttttcattattttaatttctcttaATTCAAATTagctataaattttatttatttccagAAATTAAGTGCAAGCAATACAATATTTTCCTAACCCTAGGAAAGATacaatttcccaaaattttaacaaataaaaaagtaaattagaTAAAAAGGATCTAAAACGGAGAGATTGGGGAACGGACCTTAGGGTTAGTAACATGAGAGTTCTTACGGGTCTCAGAGGAGATGAAAGAACAGAGCTCGGATTTGGTGACGACGTCGTCTAGGTTATAAATATCCATAATAGTGGGGATTGATCGACAAGCTTGTCTAAAGAAATCGAAGACCCGGCTCCTTGCTTCTTCCAAACTCGCTGAGTTAGGCGGTACTTTCACACTCCTCAATGTGAATGCCATTTTGGGTAATCTGAGTTCGAACTCGACTCGTTCAGTGACTTTTGAGTCAGGAGGTGAGAGGGATAATGTGGGAGGAAATGAACTTAGTACACCTATTATCAATGTGAAGACTCCAGAAGCCCAAACGCTGCCGTTTAATAGCAGTAGATTAGTCCATAGATAATAGATGGATAGAGGTTTTGAGCCGGGCTTTAGTTAAGATTTTCAGTCTCAACTCTGGGTATAATTATTTACTCAAATATTGTTGTTTCTTAATATATTTGCAACTTGTATTAGCAAATTTAAGCATAAGATTAGGAAACCATACCTCTCTTTTCTGTCTTGAAGATTCTTCATCTGCCTTTTGTAATGTTTCTCAATATACTGCTTGACGACGCTTGATTCTTCCTCAATGACCTCGTCTTATCCCTACAGCAGCCCCAACATCTCCAACAAAAATAACCGGCAGAAACAGTAGGAGAGAAAGGGGTCTATTTGAAAACGACAAACAAGATTGAGGGAGTGATGAGCTTATTGTTAgggaaaaattaaaggaaaaatgaaaagtaTTCACTTGAAACGGCGGATAACTGAttggaggagaagaagaaggggAAGTAGAGAAAATGATGGAGGAGTTCAAAACGATGAAGAAAGGGTGTTTTTTTGTTAAACGTTTGTTAGGGTTTGGAATGGAAAACTGGTTTGTTATAAAAAAgccacaaaaaattattttattttaaacgaAAAGACGTCATTTTGCtctactaaaatttttttattttgtctgttaaaaaattattagttaagtgattttataaaatatttt includes:
- the LOC121215538 gene encoding NADH dehydrogenase [ubiquinone] 1 alpha subcomplex subunit 6, which produces MKNLQDRKESVWASGVFTLIIGVLSSFPPTLSLSPPDSKVTERVEFELRLPKMAFTLRSVKVPPNSASLEEARSRVFDFFRQACRSIPTIMDIYNLDDVVTKSELCSFISSETRKNSHVTNPKAHA